From a region of the Candidatus Gracilibacteria bacterium genome:
- the argS gene encoding arginine--tRNA ligase, with product MYLELQKYFTSLIDRELNITLHDITFDTPPKKNMGDLTFSCFTLAKELKKSPIDISNLLSEAINNDENKFQDIEKVSATGPYLNIYFNEESIALSFEKFIQNNSLYGEVSKNKNTHIYIDYIGANVGKPLHIGHMCTPNQGQVFINLFNKLGYTVISDSHIGDWGIIFGKLIVAFEKYGDEVALKEDAVEHLFQLYVKISNDSETDASLDQQFRDAFKKLSQGDTKMVDNWTRFTKFSIQKMDELLARFGVFPQYDIGESFYEGLGLPKMQDYPDLITPMHEIVRELISMNIATKNEDGSVGIVFPDELKLPSCILQKRDGTHGYLASDLASIKYRMQNWNPSKIIYFVDVRQQLHFKQAFAISRLAGWLKEETEITHAHNGFVSLKDGAMSTRKGKIIKLEKLLDEGESKAKEIILQKRDDISEEKITELQKIISLGAIKYGYLKKSREIDVIFDWDEFMTFDGNSGPYIQYAYVRGKKVLEKSKIVGVSQNLVYSESEEKDLIKKILDYPSIVLKSAETYHAHIICIYLFELTKLFSSFYANVQVIDDSLESSVKNSRLVLVSQFLKIIEEGFEILAIPLPDEM from the coding sequence ATGTACTTGGAACTTCAAAAATATTTTACATCACTTATTGATCGCGAGCTCAATATTACATTGCATGACATTACATTTGATACTCCACCAAAAAAAAATATGTGAGATCTAACATTTTCTTGTTTTACTCTCGCGAAAGAACTTAAGAAATCACCGATTGATATAAGTAATTTGTTGTCTGAAGCAATTAATAATGATGAAAATAAATTTCAAGATATTGAAAAAGTATCAGCAACGGGACCGTATCTAAATATTTATTTTAATGAAGAGAGTATAGCTCTGAGTTTTGAGAAGTTTATTCAAAATAACAGTTTATATTGAGAAGTATCAAAAAATAAAAATACTCATATTTATATTGATTATATCTGAGCGAACGTAGGTAAGCCACTGCACATTTGACATATGTGTACTCCAAATCAAGGTCAAGTGTTTATTAATCTATTTAATAAATTAGGGTACACCGTTATAAGTGATAGTCATATATGAGATTGGGGGATTATTTTTTGAAAACTTATTGTTGCTTTTGAAAAGTATTGAGATGAAGTTGCTTTAAAAGAAGATGCTGTTGAACACTTATTTCAACTTTATGTGAAAATATCAAATGACAGCGAAACTGACGCGTCTCTTGATCAACAATTTCGAGATGCCTTTAAAAAATTATCACAGTGAGACACTAAAATGGTTGATAACTGGACTCGATTTACCAAGTTTTCCATCCAAAAAATGGATGAACTTTTGGCGAGATTTTGAGTATTTCCTCAGTATGATATTTGAGAGAGTTTTTATGAATGACTTTGACTCCCAAAAATGCAGGATTATCCGGATCTTATAACTCCTATGCACGAAATTGTTCGTGAACTCATTTCTATGAATATTGCTACGAAAAATGAAGATGGTTCAGTCTGAATTGTGTTTCCAGATGAATTAAAACTCCCTTCATGTATCCTGCAAAAAAGAGATGGAACACACGGCTATCTTGCAAGCGACTTAGCAAGTATTAAATACAGAATGCAAAACTGGAATCCAAGTAAGATAATATATTTTGTAGATGTGAGACAGCAGCTTCATTTTAAACAAGCTTTTGCCATATCGAGACTTGCAGGCTGGCTGAAAGAAGAAACTGAAATTACTCATGCTCACAACTGATTTGTGAGTCTTAAAGATGGTGCAATGAGTACAAGAAAATGAAAAATCATAAAACTTGAAAAACTGCTGGACGAGTGAGAATCCAAAGCAAAAGAAATTATTCTGCAAAAACGAGATGATATTAGTGAAGAAAAAATAACAGAACTTCAAAAAATAATCTCTCTTTGAGCTATAAAATACTGATACCTTAAAAAATCTCGAGAAATTGATGTGATATTTGATTGGGATGAGTTTATGACTTTTGATGGGAATAGTGGACCATATATACAATATGCCTACGTGAGAGGGAAGAAAGTATTAGAAAAAAGTAAAATAGTATGAGTGAGCCAAAATTTGGTTTACTCAGAATCAGAAGAAAAAGATCTTATTAAAAAAATTTTAGACTACCCATCAATTGTCCTTAAATCAGCAGAAACATATCATGCACATATAATTTGTATTTATCTCTTTGAACTCACGAAACTCTTTAGTAGTTTTTATGCAAATGTTCAAGTTATTGACGACAGTTTAGAAAGCTCTGTTAAAAATTCAAGACTTGTTCTAGTATCTCAATTTCTAAAAATTATAGAAGAGTGATTTGAGATTCTTGCGATTCCACTTCCTGACGAAATGTAA
- the gatB gene encoding Asp-tRNA(Asn)/Glu-tRNA(Gln) amidotransferase subunit GatB has protein sequence MKYEKVIGLEIHVRVKSKTKMFCSCQNAVELASEANIHVCPICMGFPGQLPAINKEVVRLGVVAGMMMQCEINKVSRFDRKSYFYPDLPNSFQTTQLFEPIVGAGKVEVLIGDEQKSFDIHHMHLENDAGKLSHAGGKTLCDYNRAGSPLMEIVTMPVFHDRDEVMEFLKELQKIMRAAGVSDADMEKGQLRCDVNMSIRPEGSNELFNRTEHKNVNSFSAIGRCIDTEYKRQVKIVEAGNEVVQETRGWDDATGTSSSQRSKEDAMDYRYVPEPDILPIVLDDDFLDACRTQVVELPNTKRLRYLSEYKLGNDDARILTADSELSKYFEALVSLSNDPKKSCSYITSVLLGMMNESNSVSSISDLRFDIKELSRVIELVNSDELSSTNAKSVIENLFNNGGNADTIVDSNNLRQKNDLGALEGIVDQIISENPEQVEDYKSGNERVFGFFIGQAMKKSAGQGNPKVFTEIFKKKLNT, from the coding sequence ATGAAATACGAAAAAGTTATCGGACTTGAAATACATGTCAGAGTAAAATCAAAAACAAAAATGTTTTGTAGTTGCCAAAATGCTGTAGAACTTGCAAGCGAGGCTAACATTCACGTTTGTCCTATTTGTATGTGATTTCCAGGACAACTTCCTGCAATAAATAAAGAAGTTGTAAGACTTTGAGTTGTTGCTTGAATGATGATGCAGTGCGAGATTAACAAAGTTTCAAGATTTGATAGAAAGAGTTACTTTTATCCTGATCTTCCAAATAGTTTTCAAACGACTCAGTTATTTGAACCGATTGTAGGAGCATGAAAGGTTGAAGTACTTATAGGTGATGAACAAAAAAGTTTTGATATACATCATATGCATTTAGAAAATGATGCAGGGAAGCTCTCACATGCAGGTGGAAAAACTCTTTGTGATTATAATCGAGCAGGGAGTCCACTTATGGAGATTGTAACAATGCCTGTGTTTCATGATAGAGATGAGGTTATGGAATTTCTCAAGGAACTTCAAAAAATTATGAGAGCAGCTGGAGTAAGTGACGCTGATATGGAAAAATGACAACTCAGATGTGACGTGAATATGTCCATTCGACCAGAATGAAGCAATGAACTTTTTAACAGAACAGAGCACAAAAATGTTAATTCATTTTCTGCTATCGGAAGATGTATTGATACAGAGTACAAAAGACAAGTTAAAATCGTAGAAGCTGGAAATGAAGTAGTACAGGAAACTCGAGGATGGGATGATGCTACTGGAACGAGTAGTTCTCAACGTTCTAAAGAAGATGCTATGGATTATAGATATGTTCCAGAACCGGATATCCTTCCAATCGTACTTGATGATGACTTTTTAGATGCCTGTAGAACTCAAGTTGTTGAGCTTCCAAATACAAAAAGACTTCGATATCTCAGTGAATATAAGCTTTGAAATGACGATGCTCGTATTCTTACTGCAGATTCAGAACTCTCTAAATACTTTGAAGCATTAGTATCTCTCTCAAATGATCCTAAAAAATCATGCAGTTATATAACTTCAGTACTTTTATGAATGATGAACGAAAGTAACAGTGTGTCATCTATAAGTGATCTTAGATTTGATATCAAAGAACTTTCAAGAGTTATAGAACTCGTTAACTCTGATGAATTATCATCTACAAACGCAAAGTCAGTCATCGAAAACTTATTTAATAACTGATGAAATGCAGATACTATTGTAGATTCAAATAATCTTCGTCAAAAAAATGATTTATGAGCACTTGAATGAATTGTCGATCAAATTATCTCTGAAAATCCTGAACAAGTAGAAGATTATAAATCATGAAATGAAAGAGTCTTTTGATTTTTCATCTGACAAGCAATGAAAAAGTCAGCAGGGCAATGAAATCCAAAAGTATTTACAGAGATTTTTAAAAAGAAACTCAATACTTAA
- a CDS encoding ATP-binding protein: MFEELLENNIRFIKELKLYHPMDSEVSLAVHYLNTERILSVSGIRHSGKSKLIHSLLKKTHSFESCFYYNSDIDTLGVIRERSDLITLLDMFIRIYGIPKIIILQNINMIEGIKGFISQLIKTEKYKIVIVGNNIKIEGVKEIELFPLGIDIKKRELIQFGGISEVRVVPEISYKQFLLQALKHDIVSRDILESYSIKNINLFYQIMTFLSKCDSFQSMRNLHRELAAHSIEISLLTMIEYLSAAINTKLIYRCYLYDIKQDNVIQSQAIYYFGDVGIKTAFSHSDDILENLIYLEFMRNGFVVYGGLSGRFQFSFRAEKNMRVISIAIEKSQDRNEIRKTARKLAKLGDSSSKFVLIENKDDLAMRKFEEEGVVIGNLSDFMEILYT; this comes from the coding sequence ATGTTCGAAGAACTTCTTGAAAATAATATTAGATTCATTAAAGAACTTAAACTCTATCATCCAATGGATAGTGAAGTGTCACTTGCTGTTCATTACCTCAATACTGAAAGGATACTGAGTGTTTCTTGAATTCGACATAGTTGAAAATCTAAGCTCATACATTCCTTACTCAAAAAGACTCACAGTTTTGAATCTTGTTTTTATTATAACTCAGATATAGATACACTCTGAGTTATTAGAGAACGGTCTGATTTAATCACTCTTTTAGATATGTTTATAAGAATATATGGAATACCCAAAATAATTATTCTTCAAAATATAAATATGATTGAAGGAATAAAATGATTTATTTCTCAGCTCATAAAAACTGAAAAGTATAAAATTGTCATAGTATGAAACAATATAAAGATTGAATGAGTAAAAGAAATCGAGCTATTTCCTTTATGAATAGATATAAAAAAAAGAGAGCTTATTCAATTTGGTGGAATCTCAGAGGTGAGAGTAGTTCCAGAAATATCATATAAGCAGTTTTTACTACAAGCCCTCAAACACGATATAGTAAGTAGAGATATTCTGGAGTCATACAGCATAAAAAATATAAATTTGTTTTATCAAATAATGACATTTTTATCAAAATGTGACTCTTTTCAATCTATGAGAAATCTCCATAGAGAGTTGGCTGCACACTCTATAGAAATATCTCTTCTCACAATGATTGAATACCTCAGTGCTGCAATTAACACAAAACTCATTTATAGATGCTACCTCTATGATATTAAACAAGATAATGTCATACAATCTCAAGCTATATATTATTTTGGAGACGTGGGGATTAAAACTGCATTTTCACATTCTGATGATATTCTCGAAAATCTTATTTATTTAGAATTTATGAGAAACTGATTCGTCGTATATGGATGACTCAGTGGAAGGTTTCAATTCTCATTTCGTGCAGAAAAAAATATGAGAGTAATCAGTATTGCAATCGAGAAGTCTCAAGATAGAAATGAAATACGAAAAACAGCTCGCAAACTTGCAAAACTCTGAGATAGTTCCAGTAAATTTGTCCTCATAGAAAATAAAGATGATCTCGCTATGAGAAAATTTGAAGAAGAAGGAGTCGTAATTTGAAATTTATCTGACTTTATGGAAATACTTTATACATAA